One genomic window of Pirellulales bacterium includes the following:
- a CDS encoding methylmalonyl-CoA mutase family protein, with the protein MSTIPNYSDVSLWPEKGQTESAPPATGNAATQADQLRNVWQTPELIPVKPLYTAADLTGVDHLQTMPGLPPFLRGPYATMYVQRPWTVRQYAGFSTAKDSNAFYRRNLAAGQMGLSIAFDLATHRGYDSDHPRVSGDVGMAGVAIDSIFDMRTLFEGIPLDKMSVSMTMNGAVLPVMALYIVAAEEQGVKPEQLTGTIQNDILKEFMVRNTYIYPPEPSIRIIADIFAYTSRRMPKFNSISISGYHMQEAGATADLELAYTLADGLEYVRTGLNAGLNVDAFCPRLSFFWAIGMNYFMEVAKLRAGRLLWAKIIKGFNPQEERSM; encoded by the coding sequence ATGTCCACGATTCCAAATTATTCCGATGTCTCGCTGTGGCCTGAAAAGGGCCAAACGGAGTCAGCGCCCCCGGCAACTGGCAACGCCGCAACTCAAGCAGATCAGCTCCGCAATGTCTGGCAAACCCCGGAGCTCATTCCCGTCAAGCCGCTTTACACAGCCGCGGATTTAACCGGCGTCGACCATCTCCAAACCATGCCCGGCCTCCCCCCATTTTTGCGCGGGCCATACGCCACCATGTACGTCCAGCGCCCCTGGACCGTGCGGCAGTATGCGGGCTTTTCCACGGCCAAAGATTCCAACGCCTTTTACCGCCGCAATCTGGCCGCGGGACAAATGGGGCTCAGCATCGCTTTCGATTTGGCTACCCACCGCGGTTACGATTCCGATCATCCCCGCGTCTCCGGCGATGTGGGCATGGCCGGCGTCGCCATCGACAGCATCTTCGACATGCGCACGCTGTTCGAGGGCATTCCGCTGGACAAAATGAGCGTCTCCATGACCATGAACGGCGCCGTGCTGCCCGTCATGGCGCTATACATTGTCGCCGCCGAAGAACAGGGCGTGAAGCCGGAGCAACTCACCGGCACCATTCAAAACGACATTCTCAAAGAGTTCATGGTCCGCAACACGTACATTTATCCGCCGGAGCCCAGCATTCGCATCATCGCCGATATTTTCGCTTACACCAGCCGGCGAATGCCCAAGTTCAACAGCATTAGCATCAGCGGCTACCACATGCAGGAAGCCGGCGCCACCGCCGATTTGGAACTGGCCTACACCCTGGCCGATGGTTTGGAATACGTCCGCACCGGCTTGAACGCTGGATTGAATGTCGATGCCTTTTGCCCGCGTCTTTCCTTCTTCTGGGCCATCGGCATGAATTACTTCATGGAAGTGGCCAAGCTGCGGGCCGGACGGCTGTTATGGGCTAAGATCATCAAGGGCTTTAATCCCCAAGAGGAGCGGTCGATG
- a CDS encoding methylmalonyl-CoA mutase family protein → MLPEKFTIENEFPPVTYEQWRALAEADLKGATVEQKLVTHTYEGVDIHPVYSSRDALGSGDVFGLPGAPPFVRGPNAVTAMQHGWDLRQEHAHPDLHVTNRAILEDLEGGVTSILLRLDAAACLGLEPDDPAAADLVGQDGVAAYHLDDLAALLEKVQLPLIGVALEAGAAFLPAAAMLVALWRQRQVPPDQARGAFNADPLAVLAGEGRLPVSTSAALSMLADLAVWTVKNYPHVTAVGVDTSPYHHAGATAAQDIGFAVATGVEYLRAMTAAGMDVDPAARQIEFNFCVGTHHFLAIAKLRAARWLWSRIIQAAGGSPAAGAMRINARTSKRVLTQRDPYVNLLRNTVGVFAAGVAGADSMTSVPFDAMIGLPDAFSRRVARNSALILQEEAHLHRVADPAGGSWFIDRLTQEIAEQGWKVFQQVEQQGGMLAALKSGWVAAQIDSAFAPRAKDIARRKEGITGVSEFPDVGESQLSRSDVDLAAIRSAVIARSAAARKKMPAINTINPTGATQAAVSAAEAGATIGQISAALGFGSELTEIAPLQPRYFAEPFEALRAASDAWQATHGKRPTVFLANMGPVAHHTARATYAKNFFEAGGFNVVSNNGFSDADAVAEAFRTSGATIAVICSSDKLYPELVPQLAGKLKAAGARTVVLAGNPGANEQAWRTAGVDRFIFIKCDVLATLREMLQAEGVLDAQFSAASQ, encoded by the coding sequence ATGCTTCCCGAAAAATTCACCATCGAGAACGAATTTCCTCCCGTCACTTACGAACAGTGGCGAGCATTGGCCGAAGCCGATTTGAAAGGCGCCACCGTCGAGCAAAAACTCGTTACCCACACCTACGAAGGCGTCGACATTCACCCAGTCTATTCCAGCCGCGACGCGCTCGGCTCCGGCGACGTGTTTGGTCTTCCCGGTGCGCCACCGTTTGTGCGCGGGCCAAATGCCGTAACAGCGATGCAACACGGTTGGGACTTGCGGCAAGAGCACGCGCATCCCGATCTCCATGTCACCAATCGCGCCATTCTGGAAGACCTGGAAGGCGGCGTGACTTCCATTTTGCTGCGGTTAGATGCAGCAGCCTGTTTGGGATTGGAACCCGACGACCCGGCTGCTGCCGATCTCGTTGGGCAAGATGGCGTGGCAGCGTACCATCTTGACGATCTGGCTGCCTTACTTGAAAAAGTTCAACTGCCGCTGATTGGCGTAGCCCTGGAAGCCGGCGCCGCATTCCTGCCGGCTGCCGCCATGCTGGTCGCGCTTTGGCGGCAGCGGCAAGTTCCCCCCGATCAAGCCCGCGGCGCATTCAATGCCGATCCACTGGCGGTTCTGGCTGGCGAAGGCCGGTTGCCCGTTTCCACATCTGCCGCGCTGAGCATGCTGGCAGATTTAGCCGTCTGGACGGTGAAAAACTATCCCCATGTCACGGCCGTGGGCGTCGACACATCGCCATACCACCACGCCGGCGCGACCGCCGCACAAGATATTGGCTTTGCCGTCGCCACCGGGGTGGAATATCTGCGCGCCATGACAGCCGCGGGAATGGATGTCGATCCGGCGGCCCGCCAAATCGAGTTTAATTTCTGCGTGGGGACGCACCATTTTCTGGCCATCGCCAAGCTGCGGGCGGCGCGCTGGTTGTGGTCTCGCATCATCCAGGCGGCCGGAGGTTCACCCGCAGCCGGCGCCATGCGGATCAATGCCCGCACCAGCAAGCGAGTCCTCACGCAGCGAGATCCTTATGTCAACTTATTGCGAAATACCGTGGGCGTGTTTGCAGCGGGCGTTGCCGGGGCAGATTCCATGACTTCCGTGCCGTTCGATGCAATGATCGGCCTGCCCGACGCCTTTAGCCGCCGCGTAGCGCGAAACTCGGCGCTAATTCTGCAAGAAGAAGCACATTTACACCGAGTGGCTGATCCCGCCGGCGGCAGTTGGTTCATCGACCGGCTCACTCAAGAAATTGCTGAGCAAGGCTGGAAAGTCTTTCAGCAAGTCGAACAGCAAGGCGGCATGCTCGCCGCGTTGAAAAGCGGTTGGGTTGCCGCGCAAATCGATTCGGCCTTCGCTCCCCGCGCCAAAGATATTGCCCGCCGCAAGGAAGGCATCACCGGAGTCAGCGAATTCCCGGATGTCGGCGAATCGCAACTTTCTCGCTCCGATGTCGATCTCGCGGCGATTCGTTCTGCCGTCATCGCGCGCTCTGCCGCAGCGCGGAAAAAAATGCCGGCAATCAACACAATCAATCCCACAGGCGCGACGCAAGCCGCAGTTTCAGCGGCCGAAGCTGGCGCTACCATCGGACAAATTTCCGCCGCTTTGGGATTCGGCAGCGAACTCACAGAAATCGCGCCCCTGCAACCGCGCTACTTTGCCGAGCCGTTCGAAGCGCTCCGTGCAGCTAGCGACGCTTGGCAGGCCACCCACGGCAAACGCCCCACGGTCTTTCTGGCCAACATGGGGCCGGTCGCACATCACACGGCCCGCGCCACCTATGCCAAAAACTTTTTCGAAGCCGGCGGGTTTAACGTCGTCTCCAATAATGGCTTTTCCGATGCCGACGCCGTAGCCGAAGCTTTCCGTACAAGCGGCGCTACCATCGCCGTCATCTGTTCGTCCGATAAGTTGTATCCCGAATTGGTTCCGCAGTTGGCCGGCAAGTTAAAAGCCGCCGGGGCCCGTACGGTCGTCTTGGCCGGAAATCCCGGCGCCAACGAACAGGCTTGGCGCACCGCCGGCGTCGATCGCTTCATTTTCATCAAGTGCGATGTCCTAGCTACCCTCCGCGAAATGCTTCAGGCCGAGGGCGTGCTCGATGCTCAATTCAGCGCTGCCTCACAATAA
- a CDS encoding succinate CoA transferase, which translates to MSIRLPFSVLSPEEAAELIPDGAMVAFSGFTPAGAAKAVPPALAGRARALHNAGLPYKLRVLTGASTGSTIDDALAEAQAISWRAPFQSSLPLRKQINNGEVAFVDMHLSHLPQSVLFGFFGKIDFAVIEATEITSDGRVYLSTSIGASPTFLQAADKVIIEVNRRQSHRISEIADILIPEPPPYRLALDLDYPLERIGKTYARVDPSKIIGIVETDESDDITEFTASDDACQAIASHVVRFLANELVSGRLPQEFLPLQSGVGNIANAVLEGIGKSPDIPDFLMYSEVLQSAAFEMIAAERVRGASTCALVLTPEQMRQLEKDFNFFARRLVLRPQEISNNPAIVRQLGIISLNTALEIDVFGHVNSTHLCGRRMMNGVGGSGDFARNAYVSIFMCPSIAKGGTISTIVPMCTHVDHNEHSVQVVVTEQGLADLRGLAPQERAATIINRCAHPAYRDYLHRYLSESGPGHIRHDLSRCFELHQNLLHHGSMLPDRFPPPAAKPSAKVAAKTT; encoded by the coding sequence ATGAGTATCCGCTTGCCGTTTTCCGTGCTGAGTCCCGAGGAGGCAGCCGAGCTAATTCCCGACGGCGCTATGGTGGCGTTCAGCGGTTTTACGCCCGCTGGCGCCGCCAAAGCCGTGCCCCCCGCGCTGGCCGGCCGCGCCCGCGCGCTGCACAACGCCGGCCTGCCGTACAAATTGCGCGTGCTAACCGGCGCCTCGACCGGTTCCACCATCGACGACGCCTTGGCCGAGGCCCAAGCCATTAGCTGGCGCGCTCCGTTTCAATCGTCATTGCCGCTGCGAAAGCAAATCAACAATGGCGAAGTGGCCTTCGTCGACATGCATTTGTCGCACTTGCCCCAGTCGGTACTGTTTGGTTTTTTCGGCAAAATCGATTTCGCCGTGATCGAAGCGACCGAAATTACCAGCGACGGACGCGTTTATCTCAGCACCTCCATCGGAGCTTCTCCAACTTTCCTGCAAGCCGCCGACAAAGTCATCATCGAAGTCAACCGCCGGCAATCCCACCGCATTAGCGAAATTGCCGATATCCTCATCCCGGAGCCGCCCCCCTACCGCTTGGCCCTCGATTTAGACTATCCCTTGGAACGCATCGGTAAAACCTATGCCCGGGTCGATCCGTCGAAAATCATAGGCATTGTCGAGACCGACGAATCAGACGACATCACAGAATTCACCGCTTCCGACGATGCCTGCCAGGCGATTGCCTCCCACGTCGTGCGCTTCCTGGCAAACGAGCTCGTCAGCGGCCGGTTACCACAGGAATTTCTCCCGTTGCAAAGCGGCGTGGGAAACATCGCCAATGCCGTGCTGGAAGGCATTGGCAAAAGTCCCGACATTCCCGACTTTCTCATGTACAGCGAAGTGCTGCAATCAGCGGCGTTCGAAATGATTGCCGCCGAGCGGGTTCGCGGGGCCAGCACGTGCGCCCTAGTTCTGACGCCGGAGCAAATGCGGCAGCTGGAAAAAGATTTCAACTTTTTCGCCCGCCGCCTGGTCCTGCGGCCTCAGGAAATTTCCAACAATCCGGCCATTGTCCGGCAATTGGGCATCATCTCGTTGAATACCGCTTTGGAAATTGACGTGTTCGGCCACGTGAACTCCACGCACTTGTGCGGCCGTCGCATGATGAACGGCGTTGGCGGCAGCGGCGATTTTGCCCGCAACGCCTACGTTTCAATTTTCATGTGCCCGTCCATCGCTAAAGGCGGTACCATCTCCACCATCGTCCCCATGTGTACCCACGTCGATCACAACGAGCATTCCGTGCAGGTCGTCGTCACCGAGCAGGGCCTGGCCGATCTGCGCGGCCTGGCGCCGCAAGAACGCGCCGCCACCATCATTAATCGTTGCGCCCATCCGGCCTATCGCGACTATTTGCATCGTTATTTGAGCGAAAGCGGTCCCGGCCACATTCGCCACGATTTAAGCCGCTGCTTCGAGCTCCACCAAAATTTGTTGCATCACGGTTCCATGTTGCCCGATCGCTTTCCGCCCCCGGCCGCCAAGCCATCGGCGAAAGTTGCTGCCAAAACTACCTAA
- the mce gene encoding methylmalonyl-CoA epimerase, protein MKPIKALNHVGIAVRSIDAQKPYYENVLGAQFEHIEEVPSQKVRVAFFRVNDVRLELLEPTDPASSVQGFLDKRGEGLHHLAFTVDDINARIAELKQSGLRMIDETPRPGAHHMQIAFVHPKSTFGVLTELCEPPK, encoded by the coding sequence TCAAAGCCCTGAATCACGTCGGCATTGCGGTCCGTTCCATTGATGCACAAAAGCCATATTACGAAAACGTGTTGGGCGCGCAATTCGAGCATATCGAAGAAGTGCCTAGCCAGAAAGTTCGCGTGGCGTTTTTCCGCGTGAACGACGTGCGGCTGGAATTGCTGGAGCCCACCGACCCCGCCAGTTCGGTGCAGGGCTTTCTCGATAAGCGCGGCGAAGGTCTCCATCACCTGGCCTTTACCGTTGACGATATTAACGCCCGCATTGCCGAACTCAAACAATCCGGCCTTCGCATGATAGACGAAACGCCCCGACCCGGCGCGCACCACATGCAAATTGCCTTTGTTCATCCCAAGAGCACTTTCGGCGTGTTGACTGAATTGTGCGAGCCGCCGAAATAG